A stretch of the Euleptes europaea isolate rEulEur1 chromosome 14, rEulEur1.hap1, whole genome shotgun sequence genome encodes the following:
- the DIPK1B gene encoding divergent protein kinase domain 1B, with product MRRRRRLAQLVLFCPFSGALQSRLPGIKVKYLFLAWLGIFVGSWVVYMHYSSYSELCRGHVCQMVICDQYNKGIISGSTCKDLCEDHTLVFQQCLSSSPTHQVYSGLWKEKEVIVKCGISEDSLKVDSSPDSVLRRDVVLFDKPTRGTSMDEFRDMLLNFLKSNLGDQPSLAPLVNKIITVADVSQDGKLSLAEAKSIWALLQQNDFLLTLSLHEKEHASKLLGHCGDLYITEKIAHTSFYNMDVPQFLQPLLPSAIQRVIHQWFSPAWSRRAKIAIGLLEFVEEIFHGTYGNFYICETGFRNMGYNNKYDFKIVDLRKVATEMTIRRFLKGRHCEKNIDCTYGKDCVAPCDKLMKLCKSDVVQPNLAKVCGLLQEFLLHGVPPDLREELQKQLKTCTTLSGLASQMEVHHSLVLNSLKTLLWKKISNTKYS from the exons atgaggcggcggcggcggctggcgcAGCTGGTGCTCTTCTGCCCCTTCTCCGGGGCCCTGCAG AGCCGTCTTCCTGGCATCAAGGTGAAATACCTTTTCCTTGCCTGGCTGGGCATTTTTGTGGGCAGCTGGGTGGTCTACATGCATTATTCTTCTTACTCCGAACTCTGCCGAGGACACGTCTGCCAGATGGTCATT TGCGACCAGTATAATAAAGGGATAATTTCTGGGTCCACGTGCAAAGACCTGTGTGAGGACCACACTCTGGTGTTCCAGCAGTGTCTGTCATCCTCTCCGACACACCAG GTGTACAGCGGACTCTGGAAGGAGAAGGAGGTGATCGTTAAGTGTGGCATTTCTGAGGACTCCCTGAAGGTCGACAGCAGCCCAGACTCTGTGCTCAGGAGAGACGTGGTTCTCTTCGACAAGCCCACAAGGGGAACTTCAATGGATGAATTCCGAGACATGCTCCTGAATTTCTTAAAA TCCAACCTGGGAGACCAGCCCTCTCTTGCACCCTTAGTGAACAAGATTATTACCGTGGCTGATGTCAGCCAGGATGGCAAATTGTCTTTGGCAGAGGCCAAATCCATATGGGCCCTGCTCCAGCAGAATGACTTTCTGCTCACCCTGTCTTTGCATGAGAAAGAACACGCCTCcaaactgcttggccactgtggggaTCTGTACATCACTGAGAAGATCGCCCACACCTCCTTCTACAACATGGACGTCCCTCAGTTTCTGCAGCCACTGTTGCCTTCTGCCATCCAGAGAGTTATTCACCAGTGGTTCTCCCCAGCGTGGTCACGGCGAGCCAAAATTGCCATAGGCCTTTTGGAATTTGTGGAGGAGATATTTCATGGCACCTATGGGAACTTCTACATTTGTGAGACCGGCTTCAGGAACATGGGCTATAACAACAAGTATGACTTCAAGATCGTTGACCTGAGAAAAGTGGCAACAGAGATGACAATCCGGCGGTTCCTCAAGGGGCGCCACTGTGAGAAGAACATTGACTGTACCTACGGGAAGGACTGCGTGGCGCCCTGTGACAAGCTCATGAAGCTGTGCAAGAGCGACGTGGTCCAGCCCAACCTGGCCAAAGTGTGTGGCCTTCTCCAGGAGTTCTTGCTCCATGGAGTGCCCCCGGACCTCAGAGAGGAGCTGCAGAAGCAGCTGAAAACCTGCACCACTCTCAGTGGCTTGGCAAGCCAAATGGAAGTCCATCACTCACTCGTGCTGAACAGTCTCAAGACACTGCTGTGGAAAAAAATTTCAAATACCAAATACTCATAG